The sequence AGTTTCATAGCTGTGAGGTTTGTGTGGGGAAGAAATGGAACTTTCAAATTCTGACGTGTTAAGGCTAGACTGAGCATGaagctcttaacctcagggttgtaggttcaagccccacgttgggcaaaagggggttgagctagatggccctcatggccccttccaactctatgatcctccccccacctctcctgAACCTTACAGAGAGAGATCTCATATCCACCATGAAGCAGAGGGGAATAAATCTAGGGAGAAAACCTAGAAAGCCAAGATCTACCAGGATGAGATGATCCAGTGGATCTCCAGCTGAGCCAAGAGGTTCCTGGCACACAGCTAGGCGTATCCTGGCTGAACTGGGATCCAGCTGGCTGAGATGATCCAGCTGGATTTTAAACTGGATGTGGCACGGAGGACTTAGACCAGATCCTAAGCCCATTTAGCATGGTCATGTGACTTGCTACCATGGTGCAAGGTAAGCTGGAAAGGCTCAGGCcagcaatattattattaattattattattatttatataccaccctatacccaggggtctcagggcagtatataaaacacaagatacctaataaaaataaaacaatagccCTGGCTCCTGAATGGAGTCTGGATCTGGTGTACTTTACCCCAGCTTCACATTTGGCCAACTTCTTGTGTATACGATTCCCTGTTCCTTAGGGTAGGGGACTCAATTTGTGAAAACTTGGTGCGAGATTCTCCTTCCGTCCGTCTTACTGCAGGGCTGCCCACAGTGAAGTGATCcgacaaaaaaaaccacaaagccaaGCACGTCAAATCTGTTCATTCCAGCTTTTATTATTTACTCACGTCATTTTAATAATTAAAACAGGGAggcccattcattcatttaaataaaacaaagaaagtgCAGGATGCTCTacaaaaatatatagatatatttatatatcatttccaaTCCTTCAGAGCCGCTGAACGGATATAAATCATTGTGTCCTTCATACCAGAGTTCCTCTTTGCCTCATCAAGCATCtacagggtttgggggggggcagtttcctGGTCCGTGGACTGATATtgctaataaaataattaaaaatagagAGACAAGGAAGAGGCCTTTCAAGCAGAAACCAGGGAGGAAGTATTGAGCGCAGTCAGCAAAGGAGGACAGCAGGTGTACCTGAGTTCATGTATCGCTTTATGTGGAAATCAAGCCCATCTGGGATTGGACAGCTCCCAGATTAACACGGGGCCAGTGAAACCAACTTTTAAAGCAGCCCACATGCAGAGATGTAAGATATCAAAAGCTCATCTGTGCTGGCTTCTGCTCTGCAGGACCGAGGGCTGTGGGCAACTTTTCACCTGGGCCTTAAAACAGGAATTTGACGTGAGATGGGAGGGTTGGGATCTGgcgttagtcctactcagagtagacccactggaaatAATAGGACAAAGTGAGGCCCGACAAATCATCCAAACTGGATGAAAGGTTTCATCCAAACTGGATGAAAGGTTCCATGCTGCGAAAATTCTGTGGTGTCGGGTAAAGCTCACCAAAACCAGGCATATgggaacctatggctctccagatgttgtcagactccagctcctccccccccagccctagttggaatggtcagggatgatgggagttgtagtccaagagcaTCTGGAGGCTGACAGATTCCCCACACCGAGTATGCAAATTTACTTTTGccaactacaaatcccatcagcctgtgctggccatggatgatgggagttgtagtccaaaacatctggagtacaCCAGGCTGGTGCAAGCAACACAGGAAAGCAATTGACGTCTACTACGGGAACAACTCTCTCTCAAACCAGAAACAGCAGCTGGGGTGTTCGCTACTATGCCAATACAGCAAAGCCATTGCCAAAAGGGCCCTGGGCAAGTCTTGGCAGGGGCGGAAAGAGTAAGTGATTTATTTTGGCCTCTGTGGTGTTAGCACTAAGCCTTTGTTTGTTCGCTcgctcacacacacccctcacaagCCGCTCTACGAGGCCCTCTAGTCATCCGCTCCAGTTTAAAAACTGCTCTGGTGTCACTGAGATGTGAAAAACAGCAAGCCCGAAATGAGGACCACTCCAGCCTGGAACGCGAAAGGAGAGATAAAGGGATCGCCTTCTCCAACACCAAGCTGCTGCAAATCTGTGTGGCAAGACACAAGCAAAGCTCTGAATGCAGCCAAATTCAGACGTACTACGGGGCTACAGTATACATTCACAAGTACTCGGATTCCTCAGCATGGAGGCTGCCAGCGACCAGGAGGATCCTTGATCCCAGCACCAAAAGaacatgtgcatgtgcatgtgcgtgtgtgtCACATTGTCACCCTCTAGATTATAAGCTGGTTTGTCTCAAAGCCAAGATGTCCAGCGTTCAGAGAATGGTCTCAGAACCCCATCGCTTGCAGCAGGGTTGCAATGGTCCAAccattgatttttttggggggggttggggggggagaatatCCATGGGTCAATCCCATGTGTCATGGCAGGAAATCAATAATCCATTCCCACACTAACACTGGCCACTTCCAGTGGAAATCCAGATGGGAATGTTTGTTGGGTTTTGAAGGCCAAAAAAAAGGAGTTGACAGAGAAACGTACACAATGTTGCTCCTTTGGTTCCTAGAGGGGTGGCAACATAAAACCAACTCCATTcacttaataatatttttgtttaaaaaaggctGGAGATGGGCACATAGACAGCAGGACCTTGGGAGTAATTTGTCACAAAGGGGTAGAGGTGGCAAAGCTGTTTCAGGCTTCCGTcgctgaatgctcctctgtgcaaactaataaaaaatatcgttgcatatagaaaactAGCAGGTCAGGATTCTAGGCCAGCTAGCTCCTTGATGAGCTAGCTTTCCACATGCAGGGATTGTTTACGCATGGAGGGGCATTCTGTCGTGTCAGCTGCGCATCTGCCGTTTGAAGCTGATCCAAACACAAGCTTGCTACCCCAATCTGCTGCTCTTTGTGAGATTGAGGCCTTGGTGGTTTATTGTGCGCGGATGAACCCAGGTTCTGAGTAATTCATTGGATATTTAGAGTCCAAACGTTAGCCACCTTTGGGGCTGATATGTTGGGGACAAAGCAAGACCGGTTGCCCCTTAATGTGTTCCGAGTGAACAAAAGTTCCTTACCATCTCCATCCATAAAACCCTTCTAGAGGAAGTCGAGAAGAAGCAACAGTTTTGGAGAGGCAAAGAGTCTAACAAGATGTCTCAAACAGACGAACAAGGGGACTaaatgaagacacacacacaaacacacacatatcctgGAAGGAGAAATGGCCATTGCTTGATCTGAGGGGAAGTACTGATCTCTGAGGGGGACAAAGAAGCTATTTCCTAGCAAACTTAagagcataaaaagagcctgctggcccATCAAGTTCAACCAGAGATCCTACAAAGGATGCCTCAAGGCGAAGTGAGCATCCTGACATCCAAGGGACTGAAATCCTGGCCTTCACGATCAAGCGAGCAGCACAGTATTAGCTAGGTTCTACCTGAGGAACCTGCTGACGAGAGAGCGGCCATTTTGAAACGGAAGCTTTCAGGGTTTCAGAAGCCCGCTCTCTGTAACTCAACCTTTAAAAAGCGAAGTGCCATGAAAGAGGTAAATTAGTAAGAGGCCCGTAAGATCAAAGGCGACTGGAACTGGCAACCTTATTCCCGCCCTGGCAGGGATTACGAGGGAAACCTAAGAGCCGTACACAAAATCCTGAAATATGAGGTGAGAGACGAGAGAAAGACTCACACTCAAACACACAAAGATGGACCGGCACCGTCTCAGAGGCTAGAGATCAGAAACACAAAGAGGCGCAGCCCTCAAGTGGCCAGAGACGGTCAAGGTACTGCAGCGGAACGACGTTTCCAACTACCGTCTGGACAGTAGAGGACTCAGCAGCAGGATTCGACAAAGGAAGAATATTTCAGGGGGCAGGGAGGACGGGGCCGCCATGCTCTCCCCGCCTGGTCCGCGCCCGATCCTCCGTCACAAGACGGGAAGCGGGGTGTGGTCTCCCACTTGGCAAGACGTTGCTGGCGAGAGATCGGCAGGGGGGCCAGCGCAAAGTGCACCACTAGGCCAAGTTGTTGTTGCGCTCGATGCGCTGCACCATCAGGGAGACCAGTTTCTCAAGGGTGCGGGCGCTCTGGCGGCTGGCCTCCAGCACTTCGGCGTGGTTGGCCTTCTCCGTGCTCTCGTAGTCGAGGACGGCCTTGTTCGTGATGAGGGAGAAACCAAAGACGCGCATGCCGGAATGGCGGGCAACGATCACCTCGGGGACGGTGCTCATGCCTGAGGGGAAAATAAAGCGGGGGGTTGAGAAGTTAGAGCaggggcagaaaataattttcagccagagggccgCAACTGCATCTGGGCAGAGTTCTGAGGGCCGCATTGAGAGGCCTGAGGGCCGTGTACGGCTCCCAGGCCtgaagttctccacccctgagTTGGAGCGAAAAAACTCAGGGGTCTTGCATCAGAGGCGGGCACCcagtggccctcctgatgttattggattccagctcccatcagaccccTGGCaggttggtcagggatgatgggaactgtagtccaacaacacctggggggATTTAAATATGTGGGTGCATTAGGTCATGCCAGTGCACCCCAACTTGCGCTCTGCACAGCCCCACCCCAGAGAGGGCTTTCCCCCACCATTTGCTGCAGCTCCAAGTAAAACTGCACCTGCTTAATTGCTGTCTGTTTCATGGGTAAGGGGGTCACAAAAATGGTTGCCCACGGCAAACACAAATATAGGCTCTGCTACCCCATGTTAGAGGCAGCCAACAGCATGGGGTGGCCGAGAATGCCTCCTTTCAAAATGGCACAAcgtacatctccccccccccgcccacaaaaAGCCCCCTTCGCTCTGCCCCCAACTGACCCACGGCGTCAGCGCCCAGGCGCTGAAGGAAGCGGCATTCGGCGATGGTCTCGTAGTTGGGACCCCCTAAGGCGCAATAGACTCCCTCGCGCACCGACCCGGAGCAGCCCATCTCCGACGCGACCGTGTGGGCCAGTTTCCTCAGGTCTTCGTTGTAGGCATCCGACATGGCCGGGAAACGTACCCCAAACCTGTGgatgaggggagggaggagaaggaacattaaaaaaataactagagcctgctggatcaagccaatggcccatctagtccaccatcttctTGTCACAGCGGCCAACCACTGTGCGCAGCAGCCGGGGACTGAGCCTAGACTCTCCTGCACACAAAGCATGAGCTCTACACATTGGGCTATGCTGCCTCCCAAACAGCCTGACTTATTGTGAACGGGAGCAGCACTGGGCGAGTTAAAAACCCATCCTCTGGGAGGGAAGCTCAAACAGATGGACTTGGAGGACCACCCCCCCCATGTTGCTATGAAGGGAAGGGTGGGCAATCTGCAAggctccagatattgctggacttcagctcccatgatccctggccatgGGGCATGCTGGTtggaggctgctgggagttggagtccagcagcattggGAGGCTCTCAAGTTCTCCACAACCACCATAATAGAGGAAAAGGGAGCCTCTAGAGCAgtttttcccaaccttgggtctttggaatacaactcccatcatccctagctagcaagaccagtgtcaggaatgatgggaattgtaatccgaAATCAGCTAGAGACCCAacgttgggaaacactgctctagagtcTACTGGGGCCAACCTCACAGAGGAAGGACGAGAGCCCCACCTTACCTGTCGTCATTAGGCCCCACCAGGGGGTTCTGCCCAGCAAAGCCCGGCATGTTGATGTGGTCGCGGATCACCATGATGTCCCCCACTTTGTATTCGGGGTTGAGCCCCCCAGCCGCGTTGGTGACAATGAGGGTCTCAACGCCGAGCAGACGGAAGATCCGGACCGGGAAGGTCacctgggagggagggacagaagCAGCACTCAGGAGAGGTAGAAGGGCGCTTTGGGACCAAccatggctggtgcccattggggcccATATAGTAGGTGGAGCCGGAGTCAGTGACGGTGGGGACCAACAAATTCTAGCAACTTATGTACGGTCTTCAATATAGACACAGACTTTCTTTGGATAAATGTGATATTTGGAACAACTTTACacagaatatataaatatatttgtacTAGGATAATTATACATATCTGTATACTAATGTATGGAAATGGTATtgagtatttttcttttatttctattttcattCACGCTTTTATTTatcattctttctttttataaatgaaattctaataaagcattaatacacacacacacacacaaattatagcTTCATCCGCATCCTCCTCTCCGCTGAGTTCCTCAAGCAAAATACTGTGATGTCAGGGGAAGACGCTGGCAGGCAGTGCCAGCCCTCCTGTGTTCAATGCAATTCtcacacaacagccctgcaaggcgGGCTAGGATGAGGCCATCActggctcaaagtcacccagctgagcggggatttgaaatCGGACCTTATGCCCAGTCCTAAGCCAAAACTCTTCCCCTTCAGCTCTCAGGTCCccttgcactctgcacatgcccaaggAACCATGAAAATTGATGAGGCTAAATTTTGTGGAACCGTCTTCACCCATCATCCCAGATGTGTTGGGCCAGTAAAGACGCAGAGGACCTTTGCATAGGCTCAGAGGCACTATCTTCTTTATCATTGTCCGTTACTATTCACCATCCCGCTCCTGAAATTGTAATCAGCTGGACACATCTCGAGTTTCAAAAGGTTTGCAGCTCTGTGGAGCGACTCACCTTCCAGAGCGGGTACCCTTCGTACATGTGGAAGCGGCCTTGCATCACCACACTTGGAGTTCCACTGAGGCTCCCAAACACCAACCTTCCGGCATGGCCGACAACTGGAATGAGGCAAGCAAAGTGTTAAAGGACTCGCTGCTGCCCCCTATTGGCCACTGGGCTGTACAGTAGCGCCTCCCAGCTGCGGCTTACTAGCCCCCCCTAGTGGCTGCCATACAGTTTATCCAACCCCATCCCTGGTTCCTCCATCACCGGTTCAGTGGGTTTTTTACCTGTGCTCTCAGGGAAGTTGGGAATTTTGCCATACTCAAAGGCCACTTGGTCCTTCAGGAGGTCAGCCAGCCCTCCGAGGCCCGAGCCGCAGATGATGGCGACCCTGGGCCGGAGCTTGGTGTGGGACAGCAGCCAGTCGGCCGTCCGCTTGCAATCTTCGTACGTGTACCTGAGAAAAAGAGATGAACATATACACATGGTTGGCAGGGCTGGGGTTTGCAGGGCAGACTTCATGCCACTAGGGGGCagcaaccaaacacacacaccaagtgaGAAACAGATTAATCCTGAAGCTTGGCCAAGTACAAACATCAGCCATGCAGCTCACCGGgtcaccttggaccagtcactaacTCTCAGTCTGCCCTACctttgcagggttgctgtgaggataaggTGGGATGGGTCAGGAGCGAAAGGATGTACACGCTGCACTAAGCTCTTGGGGGgaaagcagggccggatttaggtttgatgaggccctaagctactgaaggtaatggggcccttgatatgtccagctgtccttagccaacaacaaattgtcgctgttttttgtgttgaatatatgctataaggtaatttatggacctaataggtatctaaagccatttgcacataacaaaataggagcctacacaacacaaaacactgttgctgtatataggttttattttgttttttatcttatattttggaaatgtacatccaggtgttttctcctttaattttttttgggggccccctaagctatagcttgtttcgcttatacgtaaatctggcactgtggaGGGAGGAGATAAAGTGAAGTAAAATAAATTAACTGGTGCCCCCTTCAAAACTATTCCTTTTCCATGGGAGAAACACAAACCAAACCATTCCTATTGTTAATTATTAATCTGCATTTGCATTAATTCATAATCCATTTGCATACTGCATGCTTGAGGCACCTCGCCTACACAACTCTAGGAATCCTTCCAATAGAAGGTAGAGCAATATTTATCACCACatacaaaacacctggagggcaccaagttgggcaTGGCTGCAGACCAAAAAAATTTTATGGATTGACATACTATGTTTACATCCCATCCTTCCTCAGAGGAGGACAGAATGCCACAACTGGccagaaagatagatagatccagtggcgtagcgtgggttgtcagcacccggggcaaggcaagtaatttgcgccccctaacccgtggattttagtaggggcagagagctgcgaatGCAAGCGcgtgcccccagatgttgcgcccagccccccctgcaccccgcacgctacgccactggatagaTCACACACATActgcacaacagccctgtggggtAGGCTATGCTGAGAAAATATCAACTTGGGTCTCCCCAGCCCTCCTCATCCAAAAGTCGTAaccgctacagtggtaccttgagttacaaacgcttcaggttacaaatttcgctaacctggaagagtaactttgagttgagaactttgccccaggatgagaacagaaatcgtgtgccggcagcgcagcagcagcaagaggccccattagcgaaagaacacctctagttaagaacagttttgggttaagaactccagaacgaattaagttcataactagaggtaccactgtacattgttccAGCTCTCGTATTGGTGTGAGATTTGAACTTGAAACACCGTGGCTCCCAGTTCCAGCCACCAGGCCACCTTGgctttcaaaaatgaaaaacGCTGTTGATCAATTTACTTGCAAGTTTACCTTTTCCTTTCAGATATCCTTTTCACAAAGTTTTCTACGACTGTCCTCCCAAACTCCAtttcaaaaaaaaccaaacaactctCAAGAATGCCCAGTGCTTCTATAATTCCTCGTGTTCCCATTGTGAATTTGGCGAATTTGGTGGCGCCCTTGGCAATACCCACCAAATAGTCCCCACTTTTGGGAGAATATACAGTTCCTTCCTCTGATCCAAATGCAGATCTTGGGCTGCCATACCATAATCTAAAGGGAGTTCCATTTTAGCTGGCAGTGCCAGCCTCTTCCAAATATGCCAATGAAACTCCACGCAAATCACATCTTCCTACGCCAACGCCCTTCCCCTCAGGCCATTCCTGCAAATTAAGCTGCGCCACAATTGCTTTGAAAAAATTCCAGTTGGCGAACCGGACAGGTTGCAATTTCCTTTGTAGCTTTCCATTGTAGGAGACAACCTGCAAACAGAACTCTCCGAAGATAAACCTTCCCTGAATTTTAACCTCCGGGGGAACATTTTGGCTGCATCGGCTGATGTTTCCCAGGGGTAAGTGGGGCTGTGTGCTTGTGACACCCCAATTCTCAGCAGAGAACCTGTGGACCTCACTGCCCGATGGTCAAGCTAGCTGGAGTTGATGGAAGCTGAAGAccaacaatttctggagggccacaggttcaaatCTGTCCCAGTCACACAGACAACACTTTGGGCACCCTCTTCAGAGCAGTTACAtccttttgcagcaaaaaaaaccccttgtggcacccagtggcgtagcgtgggttgtcagcacccggggcaaggcaagtaatttgcaccccctaacccatggatttgcgccccctaaccctaacccccagatgttgcgcccgctgcgaccggccccccctgcaccccccacgctaagCCACTGGTGGCACCTTACAGACTAACCATTTTAATTATGGCATAAGATTTGAGGACCACAGTTCCGAATCATTGATTTTCCCTTCTAGGGATCCTGAACATCTGCATAAGAAAAGTGAACTTCCATGCCTTTCTGTGTGCATACAGGATGGAAATCACCTGTGGTGATGGAAAAGGTCTGTGCCGGTACATTAGTCCCTTCTCCACAACACTGGAAACATACTAGGATTCTCTCTGGGCCCAGTCCTGGCAACCTGAGCCTAAGGCCAAGGGAAGAGACATAGGTTTCTACCTCCAGCCCCTGGAAGCTGGGCCAGA comes from Podarcis raffonei isolate rPodRaf1 chromosome 13, rPodRaf1.pri, whole genome shotgun sequence and encodes:
- the PNP gene encoding purine nucleoside phosphorylase → MERSGDERYTYEDCKRTADWLLSHTKLRPRVAIICGSGLGGLADLLKDQVAFEYGKIPNFPESTVVGHAGRLVFGSLSGTPSVVMQGRFHMYEGYPLWKVTFPVRIFRLLGVETLIVTNAAGGLNPEYKVGDIMVIRDHINMPGFAGQNPLVGPNDDRFGVRFPAMSDAYNEDLRKLAHTVASEMGCSGSVREGVYCALGGPNYETIAECRFLQRLGADAVGMSTVPEVIVARHSGMRVFGFSLITNKAVLDYESTEKANHAEVLEASRQSARTLEKLVSLMVQRIERNNNLA